A region of Periophthalmus magnuspinnatus isolate fPerMag1 chromosome 13, fPerMag1.2.pri, whole genome shotgun sequence DNA encodes the following proteins:
- the fzd4 gene encoding frizzled-4, producing the protein MPGPALMRTAVLSFMSALLCPLGVVQGFGDDVEEMTCDPIRISMCQGLGYNVTKMPNLVGNVLQSDAELQLTTFTPLIQYGCSSQLKFFLCSVYVPMCTDKVPIPIGPCKSMCLSVKRKCLPVLHEFGFIWPEMLNCSLFPPQNDHNHMCMEGPGDEDPPYHPVRHPPHQEECQALGSLPDQYIWLKQTDSCALQCGYDSGLYRRGAKVFTDAWMAVWAVLCFLSTTLTVLTFLLDSQRFSYPERPIIFLSMCCNLYSVAYLVRLTLGRERVSCDLDATAVPILVQEGLKSTGCAIVFLLLYFFGMASSLWWVILTLTWFLAAGLKWGHEAIEMHSSYFHIAAWAIPAVKTIVILIMRLVDADDLTGLCYVGNMQQEALTGFVVAPLATYLLIGTLFICAGLVALFKIRSNLQKDGAKTDKLERLMVKIGVFSVLYTVPASTVIGCYLYQLSNWAEFSSTPRDSYIASEMLRIFMSLLVGITSGMWIWSAKTLHTWQRCSARLLKDSRASRGGKRAPGEGWIKPTKGNETVV; encoded by the exons ATGCCCGGGCCAGCGCTCATGCGGACAGCCGTCCTCTCCTTCATGTCTGCGCTGCTCTGTCCGCTTGGCGTGGTGCAAGGCTTTGGAGACGATGTAGAAGAGATGACCTGTGATCCCATCCGGATCAGCATGTGCCAGGGTCTGGGCTATAATGTCACCAAGATGCCCAATTTGGTCGGCAACGTTCTGCAGTCGGACGCTGAGCTGCAACTGACCACGTTTACGCCGCTGATCCAGTACGGCTGCTCCAGTCAGCTCAAG TTCTTCCTGTGCTCTGTCTATGTTCCCATGTGCACAGACAAAGTGCCCATCCCCATTGGTCCATGTAAAAGCATGTGTCTGTCTGTGAAGAGGAAGTGCCTTCCGGTTCTGCACGAGTTTGGCTTCATTTGGCCAGAG atGCTGAATTGCAGCCTGTTCCCACCTCAGAACGACCACAACCACATGTGCATGGAGGGCCCGGGCGACGAGGACCCGCCCTACCACCCTGTACGCCACCCGCCTCACCAAGAGGAGTGCCAGGCGCTAGGGTCACTGCCCGACCAGTACATCTGGCTCAAGCAGACAGACAGCTGTGCTCTGCAGTGTGGCTACGACAGCGGCCTGTATCGCAGAGGGGCCAAAGTCTTCACCGATGCCTGGATGGCCGTGTGGGCGGTGCTCTGCTTCCTCTCCACCACTCTGACGGTCCTGACATTTCTCCTGGACTCGCAGCGCTTCTCCTACCCAGAAAGGCCCATCATCTTCCTGTCCATGTGCTGCAATCTCTACAGCGTGGCCTATCTG GTACGCTTGACATTGGGGAGGGAGCGTGTGTCCTGTGACCTAGATGCCACAGCTGTTCCCATTCTGGTGCAAGAAGGCCTGAAGAGCACTGGTTGTGCTATAGTGTTTCTCCTACTCTATTTCTTTGGCATGGCCTCCTCACTGTG GTGGGTTATTCTGACCCTGACTTGGTTTCTGGCTGCTGGGCTCAAGTGGGGACATGAAGCTATTGAAATGCACAGCTCCTACTTCCACATTGCCGCCTGGGCCATTCCTGCTGTTAAAACCATAGTGATCCTCATAATGAGACTAGTAGATGCAGATGACCTCACTGGGCTCTGTTATGTTGGAAACATGCAACAGGAGGCACTCACTGGGTTTGTTGTTGCACCACTGGCTACTTATCTTCTCATAG GAACATTGTTTATCTGTGCCGGCCTGGTGGCCCTCTTTAAGATAAGATCCAATCTGCAAAAGGACGGTGCTAAAACGGACAAGCTGGAGCGGCTGATGGTGAAGATTGGGGTCTTTTCTGTACTTTACACAGTCCCGGCCTccactgtgattggctgttaCCTTTACCAGCTCTCCAACTGGGCAGAGTTCAGTTCCACTCCCAGGGACTCATACATCGCTTCAGAGATGCTGCGGATTTTCATGTCACTTCTAGTCGGGATCACATCAGGTATGTGGATCTGGTCAGCAAAGACTCTACACACCTGGCAGCGCTGCTCTGCCCGGCTGCTCAAGGACAGCCGGGCCAGCAGAGGAGGTAAGAGGGCGCCAGGTGAGGGATGGATTAAACCCACCAAAGGAAATGAGACAGTGGTATGA